The proteins below are encoded in one region of Streptomyces cyanogenus:
- a CDS encoding ABC transporter ATP-binding protein, which produces MIGVAPPAYDPAAPTTATTLPVGAAATVRAYVTELFRRHRRAFLLLIAVNTVAVIASMVGPYLLGGLVERVTDEAEELHLGLTAGLFVLALVVQAGFVRQVRLRGAMLGERMLADLREDFLVRSVGLPPGVLERAGTGDLLSRITTDIDRLANAMREAVPQLAIGVVWALLLLGGLVVTAPPLAAAVLLAVPVLVAGCRWYFKRAPSGYRSEAAGYAAVAAALAETVDAGHTIEAHRLGARRVALSERRIKEWTAWERYTLWLRSVLFPVINAVHLLVLGSVLMVGGVFVLHGWIGVGQLTTGALIAQMLVDPVNLILRWYDEVQVAQVSLARLVGVRDIEPDAGDASVSPEGRVVHADRVHFGYREGVDVLRKVSLEVAPGTRLALVGPSGAGKSTLGRLIAGIYAPRDGRVTLGGAELSRMPAERVRSHVALVNQEHHVFVGSLRDNLLLARTGATDAELWAALGAVDADEWARALDDGLDTEVGSGGLALTPAQAQQIALARLVLADPHTLVLDEATSLLDPRAARHLERSLARVLDGRTVVAIAHRLHTAHDADVIAVVENGRISELGSHDDLVAAEGAYAALWRSWHG; this is translated from the coding sequence ATGATCGGCGTAGCGCCACCGGCGTACGACCCGGCGGCCCCGACGACCGCCACCACCCTGCCCGTCGGCGCCGCGGCGACCGTGCGCGCCTACGTCACCGAGCTGTTCCGCCGCCACCGGCGGGCCTTCCTGCTGCTCATCGCCGTCAACACGGTGGCAGTGATCGCCTCCATGGTGGGGCCGTACCTGCTGGGCGGTCTGGTCGAGCGGGTGACGGACGAGGCCGAGGAACTGCACCTGGGCCTGACCGCCGGGCTGTTCGTGCTCGCGCTGGTCGTGCAGGCCGGGTTCGTCCGCCAGGTACGGCTGCGGGGCGCGATGCTCGGCGAGCGGATGCTGGCCGACCTGCGCGAGGACTTCCTCGTCCGGTCCGTCGGGCTGCCGCCGGGCGTGCTGGAACGGGCGGGCACCGGCGACCTGCTCTCCCGCATCACCACCGACATCGACCGCCTGGCCAACGCCATGCGTGAGGCCGTGCCACAGCTGGCCATCGGTGTCGTGTGGGCCCTGCTGCTGCTCGGCGGGCTGGTCGTGACGGCCCCGCCGCTGGCCGCGGCCGTGCTGCTCGCCGTGCCGGTCCTGGTGGCCGGCTGCCGCTGGTACTTCAAGCGGGCGCCGTCCGGCTACCGCTCGGAGGCCGCCGGGTACGCCGCCGTCGCCGCCGCGCTCGCCGAGACCGTGGACGCGGGCCACACCATCGAGGCGCACCGCCTCGGCGCCCGCCGCGTGGCCCTGTCCGAGCGGCGGATCAAGGAATGGACGGCCTGGGAGCGCTACACCCTCTGGCTCCGCTCCGTCCTCTTCCCGGTGATCAACGCCGTCCACCTCCTCGTGCTCGGTTCGGTCCTGATGGTCGGCGGTGTGTTCGTCCTGCACGGCTGGATCGGAGTCGGCCAGCTGACCACCGGCGCGCTCATCGCGCAGATGCTGGTCGATCCGGTGAACCTCATCCTGCGCTGGTACGACGAGGTGCAGGTCGCCCAGGTGTCGCTGGCCCGCCTGGTCGGTGTCCGGGACATCGAGCCGGACGCCGGGGACGCCTCGGTGTCCCCGGAGGGGCGGGTCGTGCACGCCGACCGGGTGCACTTCGGCTACCGCGAGGGCGTCGACGTGCTCCGCAAGGTCTCCCTGGAGGTCGCACCGGGCACCCGGCTCGCTCTGGTCGGCCCGTCCGGCGCGGGCAAGTCCACCCTGGGCCGGCTGATCGCCGGGATCTACGCGCCCCGTGACGGCCGGGTCACCCTGGGCGGGGCCGAGCTGTCCCGGATGCCCGCGGAACGCGTCCGCTCGCACGTCGCCCTCGTCAACCAGGAGCACCACGTCTTCGTGGGCTCCCTGCGCGACAACCTCCTCCTGGCCCGCACCGGCGCCACGGACGCCGAGCTGTGGGCGGCCCTGGGCGCGGTCGACGCGGACGAGTGGGCGCGGGCGCTGGACGACGGCCTGGACACCGAGGTGGGCTCCGGCGGCCTGGCGCTGACTCCGGCGCAGGCGCAGCAGATCGCGTTGGCGCGGCTGGTGCTGGCCGATCCGCACACGCTGGTCCTGGACGAGGCGACCTCGCTGCTCGACCCCCGCGCGGCCCGCCATCTGGAACGCTCCCTGGCCCGGGTCCTCGACGGCCGCACCGTCGTCGCCATCGCCCACCGTCTGCACACCGCCCATGACGCAGACGTGATCGCCGTCGTGGAGAACGGCCGCATCAGCGAGCTGGGCAGCCACGACGACCTGGTCGCCGCCGAGGGCGCGTACGCGGCGCTGTGGCGGTCTTGGCACGGGTGA
- a CDS encoding DUF5709 domain-containing protein — protein MDSADGWGDDVYQPDPAEIREDSGVLDVEDTLDFDGVADPLDRGWSPPERPWAVEHTGVTAAERQAGETLDQRLAEELPDLAAPDGDGIGDCAGTDGELLDNEVGDSRSGRLVAPDEGTHEDEEEALVATDVGIDGAAASAEEAAMHIVDEDALPG, from the coding sequence GTGGACAGCGCCGACGGTTGGGGGGACGACGTCTACCAGCCCGATCCCGCGGAGATCCGGGAGGACTCGGGGGTGCTCGACGTCGAGGACACTCTGGATTTCGACGGCGTCGCCGACCCCCTCGACCGCGGCTGGTCCCCTCCCGAGCGACCGTGGGCGGTCGAACACACCGGTGTGACGGCGGCCGAGCGCCAGGCGGGCGAGACCCTCGACCAGCGGCTCGCCGAGGAGCTGCCGGATCTCGCCGCGCCCGACGGCGACGGCATCGGGGATTGCGCAGGAACCGACGGGGAACTCCTCGACAACGAGGTCGGCGACTCCCGCTCCGGCCGGCTGGTGGCCCCCGACGAGGGCACGCACGAGGACGAGGAGGAAGCCCTCGTCGCCACCGACGTCGGTATCGACGGTGCCGCCGCCTCCGCCGAGGAAGCGGCGATGCACATCGTCGACGAGGACGCGCTCCCCGGCTGA
- a CDS encoding ABC transporter transmembrane domain-containing protein, protein MQIQDLPYPDPGVPDTRSGPRFLWWLWRNQLGGQLKSLAWGLLHFVSVSALPFCVGLAVQAAIDRSGRRLALTGGLMLICGTGIALGDTFLHRAAVTNWITAAARVQQLLARKAAQLGSALTRRVAAGEVVAVSTGDVEKIGWFVEAVSRFSAAALTVVVVCVGLLVYQPALGVVVAVGLPVVALAVLPLLPRATRRADVQREKAGRATELASDTVAGLRVLRGIGGEELFLDRYRRASQEVRHAAVRSARMWSLISAVQVLLPGLLLIAVVWHGIGLARQGRITVGELVTVYSAVMVLNYPLRHFEEIAMAYSFSRPSARRAARVLALERSTATDGIRAAEVPGGDLYDPATGLLAPAGRFTAVVCGDPDAAGRLAERLGGHPAEPGRSVLLGGVPLDELPLDSARTAVLVQDKDPVLLSGTLRDLLDVPASGAVPAADALAAAQCEDVLDALVQGSLDAADPMDARITERGRSLSGGQRQRLALARSLITDPEVLVLDEPTSAVDSHTEARIAEGLRRLRSGRTTVVFTSSPLLLDHADRVALVHEGEVVAVGVHRELVDSEPRYRAVVTRETDEELSAADEGMLLDALQELEEIEESA, encoded by the coding sequence ATGCAGATTCAAGACCTTCCGTATCCCGATCCGGGCGTACCGGACACGCGTTCCGGTCCCCGATTCCTGTGGTGGCTCTGGCGCAACCAGCTGGGCGGGCAGCTGAAGTCGCTCGCCTGGGGCCTGCTGCACTTCGTCTCCGTGTCCGCCCTGCCCTTCTGCGTCGGTCTCGCCGTGCAGGCGGCCATCGACCGCTCCGGCCGCAGGCTCGCCCTGACGGGTGGTCTGATGCTGATCTGCGGTACGGGCATCGCGCTCGGCGACACCTTCCTGCACCGGGCCGCCGTCACCAACTGGATCACCGCCGCCGCCCGTGTCCAGCAGCTGCTGGCGCGCAAGGCCGCCCAGCTGGGCTCCGCCCTGACCCGGCGGGTGGCCGCCGGCGAGGTGGTGGCCGTCTCCACCGGCGACGTGGAGAAGATCGGCTGGTTCGTCGAGGCGGTCTCCCGATTCTCCGCCGCCGCGCTGACGGTTGTGGTCGTCTGCGTCGGCCTGCTCGTGTACCAGCCCGCGCTCGGTGTGGTCGTCGCCGTGGGCCTGCCCGTCGTGGCCCTCGCGGTACTGCCGCTGCTGCCCCGGGCGACGCGCCGCGCCGACGTCCAGCGCGAGAAGGCGGGCCGGGCCACCGAGCTGGCCTCGGACACCGTCGCCGGACTGCGGGTGCTGCGCGGCATCGGTGGCGAGGAACTGTTCCTGGACCGCTACCGCCGGGCGTCCCAGGAGGTACGGCACGCCGCCGTGCGCAGCGCCCGGATGTGGTCGCTGATCTCCGCCGTCCAGGTGCTGCTGCCCGGACTGCTGCTGATCGCCGTCGTCTGGCACGGCATCGGCCTGGCCCGCCAGGGCCGGATCACGGTCGGCGAACTCGTCACCGTCTACAGCGCGGTCATGGTCCTGAACTACCCGCTGCGGCACTTCGAGGAGATCGCCATGGCGTACTCCTTCTCCCGCCCCTCGGCCAGACGTGCCGCGCGGGTGCTGGCGCTGGAGCGGTCCACGGCAACCGACGGCATCCGCGCTGCCGAAGTGCCGGGCGGTGACCTGTACGACCCCGCGACCGGTCTGCTCGCTCCCGCCGGCCGGTTCACCGCCGTGGTGTGCGGCGACCCGGACGCGGCGGGCCGGCTTGCCGAGCGGCTGGGCGGCCACCCCGCGGAGCCGGGCCGGTCGGTCCTGCTCGGCGGGGTGCCCCTGGACGAACTCCCCCTCGACAGCGCCCGGACCGCCGTCCTCGTCCAGGACAAGGACCCGGTGCTGCTCTCGGGCACCCTGCGCGACCTGCTCGACGTGCCCGCCTCCGGTGCCGTGCCGGCCGCGGACGCGCTGGCGGCGGCACAGTGCGAGGACGTGCTGGACGCACTCGTCCAGGGGTCACTGGACGCCGCCGACCCGATGGACGCCCGCATCACCGAGCGCGGGCGCTCCCTGTCCGGCGGCCAGCGCCAGCGGCTCGCCCTGGCCAGGTCGCTGATCACCGACCCGGAGGTGCTGGTGCTGGACGAGCCCACCTCCGCGGTCGACTCGCACACCGAGGCCCGGATCGCGGAGGGACTGCGCCGACTGCGGTCGGGACGGACGACCGTGGTGTTCACCTCCTCCCCGCTGCTGCTCGACCACGCGGACCGGGTCGCCCTCGTGCACGAGGGCGAGGTCGTGGCGGTCGGTGTCCACCGCGAGCTGGTCGACAGCGAGCCGCGGTACCGGGCCGTGGTGACCCGGGAGACGGACGAGGAACTGTCCGCAGCCGACGAGGGCATGCTGCTGGACGCGCTCCAGGAGCTGGAAGAGATCGAGGAGAGCGCATGA